In the Kiritimatiellales bacterium genome, one interval contains:
- a CDS encoding lysophospholipid acyltransferase family protein, protein MLKLIRLLPRRAILALAWTGGNIGVLLDRRGRKIGLANLDVAFGDSKTTQEKKQILRQSFVTFVRTTLDVFWFGNRPGKLRRYVELDDSMQILFQEKNQICITAHFGNWEVVGQSMAMKGFPFSSIAMPLKNPAVDRILVEQREITGQKIIQREGALRKLLGVLRAGGKTAFLVDQNTEVKDGGIWVTYFGLPVLSTPAPAALAAKTGSELITGFCIPLPRGKYRVYVADVRPAPENSDSATIQNITQKILTVIENEVRKAPHHWLWAYKRWKTVLRPEDLPHYPFYAEYDPKDL, encoded by the coding sequence TTGCTGAAGCTGATCCGGCTTTTGCCGCGCCGCGCAATTCTGGCTCTCGCCTGGACCGGCGGGAATATCGGGGTTTTGCTCGACCGCCGCGGGCGAAAAATCGGTCTGGCAAATCTGGATGTTGCATTCGGCGATTCAAAAACAACCCAAGAAAAAAAACAGATCCTCCGGCAGTCATTTGTCACCTTCGTGCGTACAACCCTGGATGTATTCTGGTTTGGGAACCGGCCGGGAAAACTTCGGCGGTATGTTGAACTCGACGACAGTATGCAGATTCTCTTCCAGGAAAAAAACCAGATCTGCATTACCGCGCATTTCGGCAACTGGGAAGTGGTCGGTCAGAGTATGGCAATGAAGGGCTTTCCGTTCAGCAGCATCGCCATGCCATTAAAAAATCCGGCGGTCGACCGTATTCTGGTTGAACAGCGCGAAATCACCGGACAGAAAATTATTCAGCGCGAAGGCGCATTGCGTAAACTGCTCGGAGTATTGCGCGCCGGCGGAAAAACCGCGTTTCTGGTTGACCAGAATACCGAAGTAAAAGACGGCGGAATCTGGGTGACCTACTTCGGACTGCCGGTGCTGAGTACGCCGGCGCCGGCGGCGCTCGCCGCAAAAACCGGCAGCGAACTTATCACCGGATTCTGCATTCCGCTGCCAAGAGGAAAATACCGTGTTTACGTTGCCGACGTCCGGCCGGCGCCGGAAAACAGCGACTCCGCAACTATTCAGAACATCACACAGAAAATTTTAACCGTCATCGAAAACGAAGTCCGTAAGGCACCGCACCACTGGCTGTGGGCCTATAAACGCTGGAAAACCGTCCTGCGCCCTGAAGATCTGCCGCATTATCCGTTTTATGCCGAATATGATCCGAAAGATTTATAA